From one Pseudomonas sp. S35 genomic stretch:
- the adeC gene encoding AdeC/AdeK/OprM family multidrug efflux complex outer membrane factor: MSKSLLSLAVTAFVLSGCSLIPDYQRPDAPVAAQFPQGPAYSPAQAPNQAAAEQGWKQFFHDPALQQLIKTALENNRDLRVAALNIDAYAAQYQIQRADLFPAISATGSGSRSRTPAKLSQTGEATIASQYSAGLGISSYELDLFGRVRSLSEEALQKYFATEEARRSTQISLVASVANAYLTWQADKELLKLTQDTLGAFEQSFKLTSRSNEVGVASALDLSQARTSVENARVQLARYTRQVAQDENNLTLLLGTGLPANLASQPLSDDLLSEVPAGLPSDLLQRRPDIVQAEYNLKAANANIGAARAAFFPSITLTASAGTASPTLGGLFKGGSGTWSFAPQINIPIFNAGSLRASLDYSKIQKEINVATYEKAIQTGFQEVSDGLAARATYKQQLDAQRGFVAANQDYYRLAERRYRIGVDSNLTFLDAQRQLFSAQQSLITDRLAQLTSEVTLYKALGGGWNEQTAKNEPLKEEAPALKLF; this comes from the coding sequence ATGAGCAAGTCGCTACTTTCCCTAGCCGTCACCGCCTTCGTGCTCAGTGGCTGCTCGCTGATACCTGACTACCAGCGCCCTGACGCGCCGGTAGCGGCACAGTTCCCGCAGGGGCCGGCGTATTCGCCAGCCCAGGCGCCGAACCAGGCCGCTGCCGAGCAGGGCTGGAAGCAGTTCTTCCATGACCCTGCCCTGCAACAGTTGATCAAGACTGCGCTGGAAAACAACCGTGACCTGCGCGTTGCGGCCCTGAACATCGACGCCTATGCCGCGCAGTACCAGATCCAGCGCGCCGACCTGTTCCCGGCCATCTCGGCCACGGGCAGCGGCAGCCGTTCGCGTACGCCGGCCAAGCTGTCGCAGACCGGTGAAGCGACCATCGCCAGCCAATACTCGGCCGGCCTGGGGATCAGTTCCTACGAACTGGACCTGTTCGGCCGCGTACGCAGCCTGAGTGAAGAAGCGCTGCAGAAATACTTCGCCACTGAAGAAGCGCGCCGCAGCACCCAGATCAGCCTGGTCGCCAGTGTGGCCAACGCCTACCTGACCTGGCAGGCCGACAAGGAACTGCTCAAGCTCACCCAGGACACCCTGGGCGCGTTCGAGCAGAGCTTCAAGCTGACCTCGCGCAGCAACGAAGTCGGCGTGGCCTCGGCCCTCGACCTGAGCCAGGCCCGTACGTCGGTGGAAAACGCCCGCGTGCAACTGGCGCGTTACACCCGCCAGGTGGCCCAGGACGAAAACAACCTGACACTGCTGCTGGGCACCGGCCTGCCGGCAAATCTTGCCAGCCAGCCGCTGTCGGATGACCTGCTCAGCGAAGTACCGGCCGGCTTGCCGTCGGACCTGCTGCAACGTCGTCCCGACATCGTGCAGGCCGAGTACAACCTCAAGGCGGCCAACGCCAACATCGGCGCGGCCCGTGCGGCGTTCTTCCCGAGCATCACCCTCACGGCCAGCGCCGGCACGGCCAGCCCGACCCTGGGTGGGCTGTTCAAGGGCGGTTCGGGCACCTGGTCGTTCGCACCACAGATCAACATCCCGATCTTCAACGCCGGTAGCCTGCGCGCCAGCCTGGACTACTCCAAGATCCAGAAAGAGATCAACGTGGCCACCTACGAGAAGGCCATCCAGACCGGCTTCCAGGAAGTCTCCGACGGCCTCGCCGCGCGCGCGACCTACAAGCAGCAACTGGATGCCCAGCGTGGTTTCGTCGCGGCCAACCAGGATTACTACCGCCTGGCAGAGCGTCGCTACCGCATTGGTGTCGACAGCAACCTGACCTTCCTCGACGCCCAACGCCAGCTGTTCAGTGCCCAGCAATCGCTGATCACCGACCGCCTGGCGCAGCTGACCAGCGAGGTCACCCTGTACAAGGCCCTCGGCGGTGGCTGGAACGAGCAGACGGCCAAGAACGAACCGTTGAAAGAAGAAGCGCCGGCGTTGAAGTTGTTCTGA
- a CDS encoding J domain-containing protein, with translation MDCWSVLQVPEGADERSIKRQYARLLKSCRPDDDAAGFQRLREAYEQALSETRWRAEHEEEECLEVPQAQPSYGNLSDLAELMDIRPLSPAPLEAPLSDPARALLEGLNAHNLRERWALASQQRCTDAFQAGLLRHCFESPGERGAIANWAVQHLDWLTPWQKVAMTPWQSDALSGELLQDYRRTLQELLERKAEREFITQLTQYNNQPWLRVFDLQQQWQRIVLNLLHDTQWSVPLFERVCQAFGWDDQKGVYPEPAWMWRQLVSRCEQESFYANLQAKAQDNTWQSADALAARLLLTPMSATQQKQMTERFDSNAWNACQHLAEILAWRYPQLVERLPQANVFFWRAFLPRPVSHYSWIRVWAGLALAAALAVYPHTKMDRLSDAVIVVILTFVPAIIGIRGTQLWAVLTSQLIVQDLWLSKRLLPSRFNPHQHWLVLRHGIPQVGMLLMFGLLLGVMGMLTYSGMIGIHLFHSRRIGKVNEHVEHFYPWVSGLHWAHWSPLQVAFLAVMVAATLLCQRYLPEIPWTSLFHFL, from the coding sequence ATGGATTGCTGGAGCGTACTGCAGGTGCCGGAAGGCGCCGACGAGCGGAGCATCAAACGCCAGTATGCGCGACTGCTCAAAAGCTGCCGCCCGGATGACGACGCCGCAGGTTTCCAGCGCCTGCGCGAAGCCTACGAGCAAGCGTTAAGCGAGACGCGCTGGCGAGCCGAACACGAGGAGGAAGAATGCCTGGAGGTGCCGCAGGCCCAACCCTCCTACGGCAACCTCAGCGATTTGGCCGAGCTGATGGACATTCGCCCCCTCAGCCCTGCCCCGCTCGAAGCGCCCCTATCTGACCCGGCCCGAGCACTGCTCGAGGGTCTCAATGCACACAACCTGCGTGAACGCTGGGCTCTGGCCTCACAGCAACGTTGCACCGACGCATTCCAGGCCGGCCTGCTGCGTCATTGTTTCGAGTCCCCTGGAGAACGCGGCGCGATCGCCAACTGGGCGGTGCAACATCTGGACTGGCTGACCCCGTGGCAGAAAGTGGCCATGACGCCTTGGCAATCCGACGCGCTGAGCGGTGAGCTGCTGCAAGACTACCGTCGCACCTTGCAAGAACTGCTGGAGCGTAAGGCCGAGCGCGAGTTCATCACCCAGCTCACGCAGTACAACAACCAGCCCTGGCTGCGCGTATTCGACCTGCAGCAGCAGTGGCAGCGCATCGTGCTGAACCTACTCCACGACACCCAGTGGAGCGTGCCGCTGTTCGAAAGGGTATGCCAGGCATTCGGCTGGGACGACCAGAAGGGCGTGTACCCGGAACCGGCGTGGATGTGGCGCCAATTGGTGTCGCGCTGTGAACAGGAAAGCTTCTACGCCAACCTGCAAGCCAAGGCCCAGGACAACACATGGCAATCGGCCGACGCCCTGGCAGCGCGCCTGCTGCTCACGCCAATGTCAGCGACACAACAAAAACAGATGACGGAACGCTTCGACAGCAATGCCTGGAACGCCTGTCAGCATCTGGCCGAAATCCTGGCCTGGCGCTACCCACAGTTGGTTGAACGGCTCCCCCAGGCCAATGTGTTTTTTTGGCGAGCGTTCCTCCCCAGGCCGGTATCCCATTACAGTTGGATACGGGTATGGGCCGGCCTGGCGCTGGCAGCCGCCTTGGCCGTTTACCCCCATACAAAAATGGATAGGCTCAGCGACGCCGTCATTGTGGTGATACTGACCTTTGTGCCTGCCATTATCGGCATCCGTGGCACTCAGTTATGGGCGGTCCTGACATCACAACTGATCGTCCAGGACCTGTGGCTCAGCAAGCGCTTGCTGCCGTCACGGTTCAACCCCCATCAACACTGGTTGGTGCTGCGCCACGGCATTCCTCAAGTGGGCATGCTGCTGATGTTCGGCTTGCTGCTGGGCGTAATGGGCATGCTGACGTACTCGGGGATGATCGGCATCCACCTGTTCCACAGCAGGCGTATCGGCAAAGTGAATGAGCATGTCGAGCACTTTTACCCTTGGGTCAGCGGCTTGCATTGGGCGCACTGGAGTCCGCTGCAGGTGGCTTTCCTGGCCGTGATGGTAGCGGCCACCCTGCTATGCCAGCGGTACTTGCCTGAAATCCCGTGGACGAGCCTGTTCCACTTCCTCTGA
- a CDS encoding molecular chaperone HscC, which produces MIVGIDLGTTNSLAAVWRGDAAELVPNALGQLLTPSVVGLDDQGRVLVGQAAKERLHTHPHLTTSLFKRYMGSATEVRLGDRSFRPEELSALVLKSLKEDIERTYGHTVTEAVISVPAYFSDGQRKATRIAGELAGLNVEKLINEPTAAALAYGLHQRDKETSFLVFDLGGGTFDVSIIELFDGVMEVRASAGDNFLGGEDFDTLLLEHFVDSQRNAAGFPPTHSVLHALRREAERVRKALGQDDSAEFALRIDGQQWVQTITQQALAKLYTPLLERLRAPIERALRDARIRVGDLDEILLVGGTTRMPLVRKLAAGLFGRFPSISLDPDQVVAHGAAIQAALKARSAALEEVVLTDVCPYTLGIETSNQYGGHIESGHYLPLIERNSSVPVSRVKSVVTLHDNQSQVLLKIYQGESRLVKDNIELGQLDIAVPKRKAGEVSLDVRFTYDNNGLLEAQVSIPLTGEQHSLVIENNPGVLSPQEIQQRLQALAQLKVHPRDQQVNTVLTARLERLYKENLGELREQLGHWAAQFQQVLDTQDERRIRDARSELTRQLEQLDNGFWR; this is translated from the coding sequence ATGATCGTAGGAATCGACTTGGGGACCACCAACAGTCTCGCAGCCGTCTGGCGCGGTGACGCCGCCGAACTGGTGCCCAATGCCCTTGGCCAGTTGCTGACCCCTAGCGTGGTCGGGCTGGATGATCAAGGCCGTGTCCTGGTCGGCCAGGCCGCCAAGGAGCGCCTGCACACCCACCCGCACCTGACCACGTCGTTGTTCAAGCGCTACATGGGCAGCGCCACGGAAGTACGCCTGGGTGATCGCTCCTTCCGCCCCGAGGAACTCTCGGCGCTGGTGCTCAAGAGCCTCAAGGAAGACATCGAACGCACCTACGGTCATACCGTCACCGAAGCGGTGATCAGCGTGCCCGCCTACTTCAGCGATGGCCAGCGCAAAGCCACGCGCATCGCCGGCGAGCTGGCGGGGCTCAACGTTGAAAAACTGATCAACGAACCCACCGCCGCCGCCCTCGCCTACGGCCTGCATCAGCGCGACAAGGAAACCTCGTTCCTGGTCTTCGACCTCGGCGGCGGCACCTTTGACGTGTCGATCATCGAACTGTTCGACGGGGTGATGGAAGTGCGCGCCAGTGCCGGCGACAACTTCCTCGGTGGCGAAGACTTCGACACGTTGCTGCTGGAACACTTCGTCGACAGCCAGCGCAACGCCGCCGGTTTCCCGCCCACCCACAGCGTGCTGCATGCCCTGCGCCGCGAGGCCGAGCGCGTGCGCAAAGCCTTGGGCCAGGACGACAGCGCCGAGTTCGCCTTGCGCATCGATGGTCAGCAATGGGTGCAGACCATCACTCAGCAGGCACTGGCCAAGCTCTACACACCACTGCTGGAACGCCTGCGCGCGCCGATCGAACGGGCCCTGCGCGATGCGCGGATTCGCGTCGGCGACCTTGATGAAATCCTGCTGGTGGGCGGCACCACGCGCATGCCACTGGTGCGCAAACTCGCCGCCGGCTTGTTCGGGCGCTTCCCGTCGATCAGCCTCGACCCCGACCAGGTGGTCGCCCACGGCGCCGCGATCCAGGCCGCGCTCAAGGCGCGCTCCGCTGCGTTGGAAGAAGTGGTGCTGACCGACGTGTGCCCCTACACCCTGGGCATCGAAACCTCGAACCAATACGGCGGCCATATCGAAAGCGGCCATTACCTGCCGTTGATCGAACGCAACAGCAGCGTGCCGGTGAGTCGGGTCAAAAGCGTGGTGACCCTGCACGACAACCAGAGCCAGGTGCTGCTGAAGATTTACCAAGGCGAAAGCCGCCTGGTCAAAGACAACATCGAACTGGGCCAACTGGATATCGCCGTGCCCAAGCGCAAGGCCGGTGAAGTCTCGCTGGACGTGCGCTTCACCTACGACAACAACGGCCTGCTGGAAGCTCAGGTGAGCATCCCGCTGACCGGCGAGCAGCACTCATTGGTGATCGAGAACAACCCCGGCGTGCTCAGCCCGCAGGAAATCCAGCAACGCCTGCAAGCCCTGGCGCAGTTGAAGGTCCACCCGCGCGACCAGCAGGTCAACACCGTGCTGACTGCGCGCCTTGAGCGGCTCTACAAAGAAAACCTCGGCGAACTGCGCGAGCAACTGGGTCATTGGGCCGCGCAGTTCCAGCAAGTGCTCGACACCCAGGACGAACGCCGTATCCGCGATGCGCGCAGCGAACTGACCCGCCAATTGGAACAGTTGGACAACGGGTTCTGGCGCTGA